The genomic region CGTCGAGACTGGGAGGGAGAAGAGTGGAAAGACGTTCTGTATGGCCGGCTGGAAATGAGTGGTTCCGAGGTGGGAGAGCTGCTGGAGTCTGGTGAGCGGTTCGGCCGCGGCGTGGTGGCAGGTAGGAAAACGTTAGATCCATTTAGAGTTACTACATCCAGATGATGAAACCTGATGTTTCTTCAAACAGCACCAACAGaacaaaatgccaaatattaAGAAAACAAGCTAAATGGGAGCAACGTACAGCAGTTTAGCCTCACGGAGCTAATGATGCTAATGCTAGCCTACTGGCTGAATTATTTTGTgagcatgctaatgttagcatgttaAAGCATTAGCATTGCATAAACAGAATGATGACGATGTTCGGTGTCTGCTGAATCTTTGTTGTTGACATCAGTGGTTCAGGTCACGGTGGTGTGACGCCATCTTTCTCTGGTATTTCAGGACTGGTGGATGTTGGCGGAACCTGGCTTTGCCCCACCTCTCTGCCTGAGGCAGACCTGCAACATTCTGAGCAGTCAGCTGTCCTGATTGGTCTACAAGATAAACACCTAACCCTGCTTTCCAACCCTCGCTGGCTGAGAGCACCACTGAGCATTCAAGGAGGTCGCGATGTCTGGACCGTGGAGATCCCAGCAGAGCTGTTGCCGTGACGGCACACACGTTGATGCCCACAGTAGCAGCTGTGATGCTAACAGAGACACACATTCGCTAATGTGGCAACTGCAGCGTCCACCAAACGTTCTTGTGGACACCTTAATAACCCTTACACTGAGACACCGTAAAGCTAACATTGAGCAGAGGATTTCAGAACGCTCCGTTTGTCTTTAACATCTGTTTACTGTCAAAGTCAAACATAAAAACATTCATATGAAAAATACATTTACATGAAAAGCAATCAGGTCAACATGATCAATAGAAATGTCCGACACCGTCTCAGTCTGAACGGTGTGTCAACGATGTGTTCATCTTCAAAGAGGCTCATTAGTCGTCCTTTGATTGATGGACGTCCAGGCTGACAACCTGGAGCTCTGTCAGGTTGTTAGTGCTGTTGCCCTGCTGGCTGATCAGCATCTAGACGACACAAACGGAAAAATCGATTAGTACGTTCAGTTATCGTACGTTTGAATCCTGTTTGGATCTAATCAGTGTATCTAGATACTCAAGAAAGTTACCTCCTATTTCAACATATACAGTCACTAAgcttttaagatttaaggcataaaaataattttctttggcaacaTTATAATTTTATTAGCTTTTAAATAGGAGATCCATAATATGACTTCAGCAATACAATCAATATTTacattgtcaatcaatcaatcaatttttttatatagcgccaaatcacaacaaacagttgccccaaggcgctttatattgtaaggcaaggccatacaataattatgtaaaaccccaacggtcaaaacgaccccctgtgagcaagcacttggctacagtgggaaggaaaaactcccttttaacaggaagaaacctccagcagaaccaggctcagggaggggcggtcttctgctgggactggttggggctgagggagagaaccaggaaaaagacatgctgtggaggggagcagagatcaatcactaatgattaaatgcagagtggtgcatacagagcaaaaagagaaagaaacactcagtgcatcatggaaaccccccagcagtcttaagtctatagcagcataactaagggatggttcagggtcacctgatccagccctaactataagctttagcaaaaaggaaagttttaagcctaatcttaaaagtagagagggtgtctgtctccctgatctgaattgggagctggttccacaggagaggagcctgaaagctgaaggctctgcctcccattctactcttacaaaccctaggaactacaagtaagcctgcagtctgagagcgaagcgctctattggggtgatatggtactacgaggtccctaagataagatgggacctgattattcaaaaccttataagtaagaagaagaattttaaattctattctagaattaacaggaagccaatgaagagaggccaatatgggtgagatatgctctctccttctagtccccgtcagtactctagctgcagcattttgaattaactgaaggctttttagggaacttttaggacaacctgataataatgaattacaatagtccagcctagaggaaataaatgcatgaattagtttttcggcatcactctgagacaagacctttctgattttagagatattgcgtaaatgcaaaaaagcagtcctacatatttgtttaatatgcgctttgaatgacatatcctgatcaaaaatgactccaaaatttctcacagtattactagaggtcagggtaatgccatccacagtaaggatctggttagacaccatgtttctaagatttgtggggccaagtacaataacttcagttttatctgagtttaaaagcaggaaattagaggtcatccatgtctttatgtctgtaagacaatcctgcagtttagctaattggtgtgtgtcctctggcttcatggatagataaagctgggtatcatctgcgtaacaatgaaaatttaagcaatgtgtctaataatactgcctaagggaagcatgtataaagtgaataaaattggtcctagcacagaaccttgtggaattccataattaactttagtctgtgaagaagattccccatttacatgaagaaattgtaatctattagacaaatatgattcaaaccaccgcagcgcagtgcctttaatacctatggcatgctctaatctctaataaaattttatggtcaacagtatcaaaagcagcactgaggtctaacagaacaagcacagagatgagtccactgtccaaggccataagaagatcatttgtaaccttcactaatgctgtttctgtactatgatgaattctaaaacctgactgaaactcttcaaatagaccattcctctgcagatgatcagttagctgttttacaactaccctttcaagaatttttgagagaaaaggaaggttggagattggcctataattagctaagatagctgggtcaagtgatggctttttaagtaatggtttaattactgccaccttaaaagcctgtggtacatagccaactaacaaagatagagtgatcatatttaagatcgaagcattaaataatggtagggcttccttgagcagcctggtaggaatggggtctaataaacatgttgatggtttggatgaagtaactaatgaaaataactcagacagaacaatcggagagaaagagtctaaccagtctaaccggcatcactgaaagcagccaaagataacgatacgtctttgggatggttatgagtaattttttctctaatagttaaaattttgttagcaaagaaagtcatgaagtcattactagttaaagttaatggaatactcagctcaatagagctctgactctttgtcagcctggctacagtgctgaaaagaaacctggggttgttcttattttcttcaattagtgatgagtagaaagatgtcctagctttacggagggcttttttatagagcaacagactctttttccaggctaagtgaagatcttctaaattagtgagacgccatttcctctccaacttacgggttatctgctttaagctatgagtttgtgagttataccacggagtcaggcacttctgatttaaagctcttttttagaggagctacagcatccaaagttgtcttcaatgaggatgtaaaactattgacgagatactctatctcacttacagagtttaggtagctactctgcactgtgttggtatatggcatta from Thalassophryne amazonica chromosome 15, fThaAma1.1, whole genome shotgun sequence harbors:
- the zgc:110222 gene encoding uncharacterized protein CXorf40 homolog — protein: MSVQVRCLSFRQPYAGLVLNGVKTLETRWRPLLAPLENQTLAVHIARRDWEGEEWKDVLYGRLEMSGSEVGELLESGERFGRGVVAGLVDVGGTWLCPTSLPEADLQHSEQSAVLIGLQDKHLTLLSNPRWLRAPLSIQGGRDVWTVEIPAELLP